The Pleurodeles waltl isolate 20211129_DDA chromosome 6, aPleWal1.hap1.20221129, whole genome shotgun sequence genome has a segment encoding these proteins:
- the LOC138302072 gene encoding actin-like: MLDTKILEIPAVIFDNGSGLCKAGIAGDNAPRSVITSIVGRSKVKSTMLGAGQKEYYIGEEAQCKRGVLTLKYPIEHGIVTSWEDMEKIWRHVYECELRLKSCERPILLTEAPLNPLQNREKMTEIMFEGFNVPAMYVAVQATLALYASGRTTGIVMDSGDGVTHTVPIYEGYCLPHAVSRLDVAGRDITEYFMRLLLESGHSFVSTAEREIVKNIKEKLCYVALDPIQEMKRKSDELMKDFKLPDGNIIKIGNQLFRAPETLFIPANLGIEAPGVHKMIFNSIMKCDIDVRRKLFENVLLSGGSTLFHGLDERILKEMQLLAPPGVPVRIIAPPERKYCVWIGASILTCLTSFRQMWVTACDYKEFGPVVVHRKCF, from the coding sequence ATGCTCGATACCAAGATTTTAGAGATCCCAGCTGTGATATTTGACAATGGCTCTGGGTTGTGCAAAGCTGGCATTGCCGGGGATAATGCGCCAAGGTCAGTCATCACTTCCATTGTTGGCCGCTCGAAAGTCAAATCCACCATGCTAGGAGCTGGACAAAAAGAGTACTACATTGGAGAAGAAGCCCAGTGTAAGAGGGGAGTCCTGACTTTGAAATACCCGATCGAACATGGCATTGTCACCTCCTGGGAGGACATGGAGAAGATCTGGAGACACGTATATGAGTGTGAACTGCGACTCAAGTCCTGTGAGAGGCCAATCTTACTGACTGAAGCCCCATTAAACCCACTTCAGAATCGAGAGAAAATGACAGAAATAATGTTTGAAGGATTTAATGTACCGGCCATGTATGTCGCGGTCCAAGCCACCCTGGCACTTTATGCTTCAGGACGTACCACTGGTATTGTTATGGACAGCGGTGATGGTGTCACTCACACTGTTCCCATCTATGAGGGATACTGTTTGCCCCATGCGGTGTCCAGGTTGGACGTGGCGGGCCGTGACATCACCGAATACTTCATGCGACTGCTCCTGGAAAGTGGACATTCTTTTGTGAGCACGGCAGAGCGAGAAATCGTGAAAAACATCAAGGAGAAACTCTGCTATGTGGCTCTGGATCCAATCCAGGAAATGAAACGCAAATCCGATGAGTTAATGAAAGATTTCAAGCTGCCGGATGGTAACATCATCAAAATTGGTAACCAGCTCTTTCGGGCCCCAGAGACCCTCTTTATACCAGCTAACCTTGGCATTGAGGCCCCTGGGGTCCACAAAATGATCTTTAATAGTATCATGAAGTGTGATATTGATGTCCGCAGGAAGCTCTTTGAAAATGTTCTACTTTCTGGTGGTTCCACGCTTTTCCACGGACTAGATGAGAGAATTTTGAAAGAGATGCAGCTGCTGGCCCCTCCCGGTGTTCCAGTAAGGATCATAGCACCGCCTGAAAGAAAATATTGCGTATGGATCGGTGCTTCCATCTTGACTTGTTTGACATCTTTTAGGCAAATGTGGGTCACTGCCTGCGATTACAAAGAATTTGGTCCAGTCGTGGTCCACAGAAAGTGCTTTTGA